AGCAGACAATGCATAAAAGTAGAATCTTCGTCGTCTTGAACAACTGCAgctaatttcaatttaaatttatcttcGCATCGAATGAAATTTCGAGATTCTGTTCGATTTTGCATTGTTATTGAAAAGAGCCGCGTTACGTAAAGAAAACAAATCTATTGTCTTGACGGTTCGGGTAATTACCCAAAccattgaaaattatttaattgaaagagTGTCGCCGGGCAAGCCGGTTGGTGTTGATCTCTCTGGTTTCTGCTGGTGTCTCCCCAAGTTTTGATATTGTTTGCTGTtgtgcaaattaaaacaattactTGAAATTATGCAAAGTACGCAGAAACTACAGAAACTACGggaacagcggcagcagcgacAACAGCTGCAAAAATAAGCTGACGGAAGCGAGCGATACGATAGTCGTAGCAAAGTGAATGCCTTGGTGGATTGACTGACTGCCttactgactgactgactccTGGACGGCGCCTGACAGCTGTTCCTGGGCAGCCGAATTGCTTTTTGGCCGGGCCAGcctaaaatgtaataatttattgcgCATAGACCCTGTGGTACTCGGCTGTCGGGCCCAAATGCGAACTGCGCATCTGCATATCCAACTATCTGCGCTTCTGAATACATATCTCTATTTATGGCGAGCAGATATATCTAACGATCTGCCGTAAATTTCTGCATGCGTTTGTGGGCGTCTACAGATTATGCAATCGCTGAGAGCCTTCTGCGCTTTGTTTGTCTTCTTCGGCACATTGACAACTCTTCTTCGCCGATTTGTGCAAGCCCCGGagtacatttattattatttctgccGTTGTTTTCGTATAATTTCTATTACCCAATAAGGCGCCTTGTGGTGTGTACGTGTTTTCGACAATAATTAGTTTGCCGTTTctttcttcttattttttggcatCTCCCACGATCTTGTgcaataaatattcataattttgttAACTAGCTAAACATTTGTTTCTCTGCTTCCCTCTATCTTTCAGGCAATTCCAAATACAAAATGCGGTCTACGCAGCTCAACTTGTTGTGCGGTAAGTTAATAAGTTCAAAAGGTTATTTagggaaattataaatatttgagttAGGATTTAATCAGAGATTAGGTATAGATAGAGCTTTAGAGATTTTATCAAAGTACACATTTCAAagatttaaagtaaaatattaaagtattaTAAATACCGAATTTATAGAAAAGCAATAGTGATTATGAATgtcagtttaaaaataatattttccatatatggtaaaaaatggatgaccaaaaattactaaaatatacTTTGCAATATGTACATTATACATTGTAATATGATAACCAAAACTGATAAAAATGacaataattttaggattaaaCCCCCACCTTTTCAAGAAAATAATGTAcgtttttctttaattgtaatttatcCTAAGTAAATTATCCGGTGGATGTTAATAGGCATGTAGTTATAATTTGTACAATTCTTTATTCACATTTATATTCGATTCAAgagccaaataaatatttcagcaAATAAAAGGCATTCTTCGGGTTGGCAACATCCTTGACCTTGTCAACTCATAGTTTTCCCATCATAGATCACCGGCTAACGGTTGATGCGTGTGCCGCAAAGCGCGGGCGGCAAAGCGGCCAAGATTGCGTTAATGCGCCTTTGTCTTTGTGTTAGCCGGTTGCGTGAGCCGTCTTCGTTTTTGTTATTAGGCTGACTTGGCGTGCGACAAAAAGAGGTTCCGAGACATAGTTCAGATTCGGATTCAGATTAAATGTGactttgatttgaattaatgGATTGGCCAGACTGGCCGAATGCTGAATGCCGAACGCCTgggaaatgcaatttttaacgGCTCATTAGGACGGGCGTGTTGCTGTTGGCCGAGACCCAGATGCCAAGGGGGCATAAGTGACAGCTCATCCAGCGAGCGAATAAAACCAACAATGGCCGACAATCTTCTTTGGGCCTTTGGGTCGCCGAGTAATTACGCGCCCATCGACAGCACCTCTCAATTAAGTTGGCAGACCATCCCGCTGCGAGGGGCACGAACCCAATCGAAAAGGCAAACgtaacgaaacgaaacgacaGATCGGACAGATCCGAAATTGATGCGGTGCGATGCGAGTACAACGCGGCGTATGGTTGATGAGGCGGCCGTTCGAATTTGAGCCCGCTTGCCAATCAGCGGGCACAAATTATGGgcaattgtttaatttgaataaggCAGCAACACCCGCGACCAAATCATCAGCGGGTCTTCTTCGATGATTCACTTAATCGCAGTGATTATGCAGCAAGTGGGCCTTGAATCTTGCGGCTATTTTGGTTATTCAATAACCCTCTGCGGCTGACATCTTCCTCTGCCGGCCGCCACTCAAGACGCAGTTCATCAtgacttttttatttctgtttttttctttaattgtttttatgctttaaaatttaattattgcaCTTCGAGGGGGCCTGAGGTCAGTCACTTCCAGCCAGTCCCAGTAGTCGCGTCTTGCGTAATTTGGCAATGTCTGCCATCCAAGTTGAATGGAAAAGTCAAGGTCTGCGGGCTCGCCGTCAAGAAGACATTCTAAACGGCGAAGGAGAATCCAAACCTAAAAAGTTGACGAACCAGACTTTGCTAGAGAATGCCCAGCAAAATGGCCAAGCAAGTCTATTCACAAAGAACATAATTGCTGTGTAGCACGAGAAGATTCATTAAAGAAATtccttataaaattttaaacaagcgTGCAGGTTCcagcttaaatttgaacaCGATATAATTAAGAACATGGGTAGCTTTAAAGAGCTAACAATTTCGGGGATTTTTTTATAGAAGATAGTTtactattaataataatttaataatatgttATTATATGCCttcctataaatattttttggtggtcatttattatttaatttaaccaTTACAGCTTTGCTCATGCTGGTATTCCTTGGCTACACAAGCGCAGAATCAAAGGTAAGTTGAAATCTTAAATACCATCTCAATTTTCCCCTTTGATAACTTTTCATTTTGCCATATAGTATCGCACTCCTGCCCGGATATTGGCCAAGCAAACGGGGGCTACTCAATTCGAGGAGGAACGCTATGAGGCGCATACAAACTGCAACGAACACAAGCACCACTTGAAGAAGCGAGCTTCCGATGAGGATGTGGACTACGAGGTGTACCAGGGTGTGGTTGGACGTCCGGGCATCGACTTTCCCATCTACCCACGGATCCCGAAGACCTCGTTCAGCTGTCGTTCCTATGGAAATGGATACTTTGCCGATATGGAAACGGATTGTCAAGTAGGATGATGATTAGGACAAGAAAGAAATCATTGACTCACATTCGATATCGTTTCAGGTCTTTCACATCTGCGAGGAGGGCCGTAAGATCTCCTTCCTCTGTCCCAATGGCACGATCTTCCAGCAGAGCGAGCTCACCTGTGACTGGTGGTTCAAGGTCAACTGTCTGGGATCCTCGGGCTATTATGCAGAGAGTGCTGAGATCCTCAACAAGCAGCGGGTGCATCGCGTGCGTCCCTCTGTTCCCGTTCAAGGCTTCAACATAGTGGGTGGTGGGCTAGACATCAAGCCAAAGGTCACTCCAGTCGCTGGTCAGGGAAGGTCTGGTAATCGTGCTAATCCCGACAGACGTATCGATTCCACGGAAGATGTTCCCGCCTCAGTGGAGAGCGTGGACTTTGATGATGTATCCGGCGAGAAGCAGCGAAAGGTTCTGCCCAGCATCGATAGCAATAGCAATGACCATGAGACTCAGATTACTGCGGAGAGCTCCTCATTTGTCAGTGGTTCCGGCAAGCGAAGGATCAATAAGGATAGCAACCCAAATCGCAACGAGGACGTCACAGTTTTGAAACCAGCCCGCATTAGGACTCCAGTGGCCTCACAGGAGAGAGGAGTCTCCACCGAAAGAGCCCGGAATGGTCAGAGGGGACAGCATCGCTACAGTGGAAGCGAGGAGCACAGCAAGGAGAAGGATAAGCCTGCTCCCAGCCAGTCCAAGGAAAAGCCGGAGTTCTTCGAGGCTCATTCCACCCGATCAGTGCCACAGACCACTCCTCGCTACTCAGCCGGAAGCCATCCCACCGTGCGCCGCCTGGAACCCAGCAAATCCACGCCCTTCTACACCCCCACTGTTCCCAGTTTGGTCAAGTCGAAGAGCACCGAGGGAAATCTGAACTACATCAAGGGTGGTCATGTGGCCACTACACCAAATCCCCATAGATTTGGCGGCGCTAGCTCAGGAATTTTCCTTGAATCCTCCGCGGCACCAAAGGTGAAACCCACCGCGAGTGCCAGTATCGAACTGGACAGCACCTTCAAGCCGGTTATCATTGGCATGAGGCATCACTATGATGTGGCCAGTTCCGGAGAGTTCCGACCACCTTCCAAGTCCACCGAGAGTCGGGACTATCTGCCCACCACTCCGTCACCATCGGCCACCAGCAGCGGACCAACTTATCTGCCCAAGAGTGCAAAATCGCCAAGGGGAAATGCGGCAGGTGCAGCTGGAGAAGATGTTCTGCTGTTCGCCCCCAATCCCGTGAAGGAAGAGTCTGTCTATCGCAATGTGCAGGAAATGCTGAAAACAATGAACCTGTTGAAGGATCAGTTTGAGGACGTGGAGCTGAATGCCGCGGCGGCAGCTCCGGCTAGAGTTGGTCTGGAGATTCCGCCCTCCTCAGGACCGGATGCCCTCGTATCGTTTGCCAAGTACTTTGCGCAGGAACATAATGAAACCACAAATGCCCTGGGCAAGCCGGATAAGTCggagaagacagacaagacgGGAGTGAAGACTAAGCTGTCTGTGAAGCCACCACCACTGCCCACTATCAAGCCATCGGACACCACTGCGTTGCTGACCACTTCGGAGAATCCTCCAGCCATTAGCGATAATGCGGACGACATCAAGAAGAGTCTACTGAGCGATACAACCGTCAAGAAGTACAGCAATCTGTTTGGCCTGAAGGCCGCCCAAGGTCGCGTTGCCGGAGAGGGCGACATTAGCTCGGGATTGCTCTCTAACCAGCCCAATGGAACGCAGTCGGAACCCGGTTCGAAATACCAGCAGTTCCCGCAGATCGGCAGCACAGGTTCCACTGTAGGTGCCCTGGCGGAGAAGCCAGAGTCCCGTAAGATCGCTCAGATCTTCTCCAATGCTCTGTCCAGCTACCTCGATAACCCAGCCACGTTCCGCGCGGAACTGGCTGCCCGCGCTCGACCCACGGAGCCACCAAGTACGCCGAACTTCAGACCCGTGACCACCACAGATCCCTCGCTCTTCAGCGATGGAACAGCCAAGTACTACCTGCCCACCAAGGGATTGCCCGAGGCCACAACGCCTACACCGAATAGCATTGCAGCGGAAATTAACCACAAGTTCGATTCGACTCCGGCTCCGGACTACTCCACCACCACTGAGCTGTACGAAGGAAGCACAAGTCGCGGCCAGGAAGTGGAGTTCTCGGGGGAGCTGTCACCACCGAGTCAGGATTCCGGCGAGGAGTtcctgcagcaacagcaaacgCAATCGTTCGTCAAGTCGCGCAACGATCTGCTCAAGGATGCCAGGCCTCAGAAGCTGGTGACGACCCACAAACCCACTGAGCACCCGTGGGCGCTGAAGTCGCAGACGGACTTCCTGGATCCCCTGACCATCAACGACGGCCTGATGAAGGAGCAGCGGACTTCCACTACCAGTAGCACCTCCACCTCGACGTCCACAACAGCCTCTCCGTTCGCCTACAGGGTGACCACGCCCACGCCATCTCGTTACGAGTGGGAGGACATCTTCCGGAGCTACGACATTCCCCGGGACGCCCTGCCCTCCAGCAGTGGTCTCCAGAGGATAGCCAACAAGCTGTTCGGCGGTCTCAACGAACAGGAGGCACTGCATCTGCGCAACGTGATGGCCAAGGCGGAGCACGATCGCCAGGTGCtgagcctgctgctgctgctcatccAGACCTGTGACGACCACAACGGCAAGGCGCTGGAGCGGAGTAGGAAGCACCTGCTGAACGCACTCATCGATATTGACAGCAAGACGGCGGCCGGAGGAAAGACCTCCAGGCAGAGACtgaccaccaccaccaaccgCATCCCGGTGACCACATTCCGACGAGGTGGTTCCGCCGGAGGCGAGTACTTCACCAGTACCACGCCGGGCTACACGACAACCACGGATCTGCCCACCACAACAGGTCTGGGGACGGGCAGCTACGAGGAGACCACCAAGTTCGAGATACGCGTCGAGGATCTGGAGGAGACCACGACGACGACGGCACCGCTGCTGGAGGTCAACTCGGACCGGAGGGCCCTGGAGCTGCTCAAGTCATTATATTCGCTGGCGTCCAAGTTCAGCAGCAGGCGATAGAGCGAGGGCGGTGGCGGTTCCTAGACCTTGCGAGTTAATGCCTAACTTTAGTCAACTCCACTCTACCCCCCCTCTTCAGTTCAGTTTGATTTTCTCTAAGTTAAAGCCCCCTATCCTATATCTATATACCTGTAcctatatgatttttattctgAACCAGTTACTTGTTAATCGACTTCGTTTAGCCAATGCAATTGCGCAATTAGTTTGTAAATATGTAATCGAAATACTCGACGATGAGAGTCCTGAAATACTCCCGCGCCCGAAACAGGCATAGACTTGGTTGTTCCTGATGCCCAGCCAAGCAGTTTCCGTTTAAGTTTAATCGAGAGTTGTATTAAATTAGTTTCTTACTGCTTAGTCTTAACGAACGAGAACACTTTCCAACCAGTATCCAGTATCGAGTATCCATTATCCAGTAGGAGCGATCTATTTGAACAATCTGTACGTCTTGCTGTctgtttgtaaatatttatttaaacttaataaagtacatataaaaataaataaaaatgcgctTTTAGACGGGAATCAAATGGGAGATGAATGGCCAGTGGGCCAAGCTAACTGATTAAATCATCACTACTGGCATTAGATGGGGTCTTAAATAAGTCAACCGGGGTAATCCCAAGAGCCCATCAAAAACTGCGCTTGCGCCTTGACACAAATCGAATGGCTTTTGCGTTTTCCAGCTCTAGTATAAATCTTTGGTAAGGTCGAACCGAGCCAAAGTCATGAAACGATCGTGTAATCAggcgaaatttaaatatttttgtcattGCTGATGAATGCATTTGCAAGAAAATCGAATTTGCCGCTCTCAAGGACAAGACGAATCGGATTGAAATTGCATTGCACTTGAAAAGGCTATAATATTGAATTGATCATCGCGTATACGTAActaatattacgtatacgtcaTGTAGGGTCTCGCTGATATATGAATTCTGATAACCGGCCGCCGTCCCCGAACAATGGATAATCCAGCGTCGTAAATCTGCTAAAGCGCAGGCACAAACGAACTGACGAACTGTCGTCGGTCTTTGGGGCAGCTGCCACATAAATATGGCAAAGATGCCGCATCCAAGTCGAGTTTCAGAATTTGGTATAAATTTCTAACATCGTTCTAAGCTGGCCCGCAGTTGCCTCTCAAGTTTTGGACAGTTCACAGGTCGTCGGTCGAAAAGGATTAACAGGAAATCTCACTGGCACAAACTAAGTAATTCGGAATCGTCTCCAGCATGTTGCAAGTGCCCCCAAATCGCTGCTCGTGCGTCTTGGCAGGTGAGTTGGCCAACAAGTCGGACTAGCTGACCCAGACCCAACCCACTGCGGCGCGTAACTCAACAGTGACGAGCGATCGGCTGTCCGCCCCATCATCCCCAGCACCATTAGCACTTCCTTTGGAGGGGCGTCTGTCTGTCTAACTTTTTGCTGCCTTGCATATTTACGAGGCATGCGTCTTGCCTTTGGCCCACCGGCTGCCGCAATTCTTGGCAGCCGATTGATGTTGCGGTGCGTTATTTCAGCAATTGGCACCGTGGAACTTCAGGCTCGTCAAAGGGTCTAAGCTGGAAATTCAGTTATTTTCTTAGAAGTTGCGGGTGAATAAATAGGAGCATTAGCTTTTCTCTGCTTTCAA
This portion of the Drosophila takahashii strain IR98-3 E-12201 chromosome 3R, DtakHiC1v2, whole genome shotgun sequence genome encodes:
- the thw gene encoding uncharacterized protein thw; its protein translation is MMLMPLKGNSKYKMRSTQLNLLCALLMLVFLGYTSAESKYRTPARILAKQTGATQFEEERYEAHTNCNEHKHHLKKRASDEDVDYEVYQGVVGRPGIDFPIYPRIPKTSFSCRSYGNGYFADMETDCQVFHICEEGRKISFLCPNGTIFQQSELTCDWWFKVNCLGSSGYYAESAEILNKQRVHRVRPSVPVQGFNIVGGGLDIKPKVTPVAGQGRSGNRANPDRRIDSTEDVPASVESVDFDDVSGEKQRKVLPSIDSNSNDHETQITAESSSFVSGSGKRRINKDSNPNRNEDVTVLKPARIRTPVASQERGVSTERARNGQRGQHRYSGSEEHSKEKDKPAPSQSKEKPEFFEAHSTRSVPQTTPRYSAGSHPTVRRLEPSKSTPFYTPTVPSLVKSKSTEGNLNYIKGGHVATTPNPHRFGGASSGIFLESSAAPKVKPTASASIELDSTFKPVIIGMRHHYDVASSGEFRPPSKSTESRDYLPTTPSPSATSSGPTYLPKSAKSPRGNAAGAAGEDVLLFAPNPVKEESVYRNVQEMLKTMNLLKDQFEDVELNAAAAAPARVGLEIPPSSGPDALVSFAKYFAQEHNETTNALGKPDKSEKTDKTGVKTKLSVKPPPLPTIKPSDTTALLTTSENPPAISDNADDIKKSLLSDTTVKKYSNLFGLKAAQGRVAGEGDISSGLLSNQPNGTQSEPGSKYQQFPQIGSTGSTVGALAEKPESRKIAQIFSNALSSYLDNPATFRAELAARARPTEPPSTPNFRPVTTTDPSLFSDGTAKYYLPTKGLPEATTPTPNSIAAEINHKFDSTPAPDYSTTTELYEGSTSRGQEVEFSGELSPPSQDSGEEFLQQQQTQSFVKSRNDLLKDARPQKLVTTHKPTEHPWALKSQTDFLDPLTINDGLMKEQRTSTTSSTSTSTSTTASPFAYRVTTPTPSRYEWEDIFRSYDIPRDALPSSSGLQRIANKLFGGLNEQEALHLRNVMAKAEHDRQVLSLLLLLIQTCDDHNGKALERSRKHLLNALIDIDSKTAAGGKTSRQRLTTTTNRIPVTTFRRGGSAGGEYFTSTTPGYTTTTDLPTTTGLGTGSYEETTKFEIRVEDLEETTTTTAPLLEVNSDRRALELLKSLYSLASKFSSRR